The following coding sequences lie in one Phragmites australis chromosome 8, lpPhrAust1.1, whole genome shotgun sequence genomic window:
- the LOC133926630 gene encoding uncharacterized protein LOC133926630: MATEGSSSDAGGGVSATSTDVRAPLWDHVHILDRPRARGGGNTRWKCKYCSYEGFSSYTRVEAHLLQKKGKGVGICPKVSIDLLSQMRRDVLSCKELVERSRQRTVSLPTTGSSYGGSTNKRGPASALEKFWAMEDRKHLDALIARSFYSGGISFNFARNPYFQQAISFACNRNLAGYKMPGYNKLRTSLLKQERGHIEMLLQSSKSTWQEKGVTICADGWSDPQRRPLINFVAVSEKAPMFLRTDNCEGQVKTKEYIAEKLKSVIEEVGRQNVVQIITDNAANCKGAGLLIEAEYENIFWTPCVVHTLNLALKSICEPKLPKNEEEEFVWKQLEFIHVIKSEAQIIKNFIMNHGMRLSMFNEFSHLKLLAIAETRFASVVCMLKRMVEVKMPLKQMVISEAWDIYKDDAQTAALVHDKVLSEVWWRNVEYILKITTPIYEMIRVADTNTPCLHLIYEMWDSMIEKVKKEIYQWEGKQPDEESDLYLVIHKILVDRWTKGNNPLHCMAHSLNPRYYSQEWLHGGVGRVPPHKDKEVSKMRMTRFKKYFRIPTELSQVKEEYARFSSCSEEFNDPDSLHDRWFVSPMTWWTNHGQSVPLLMNLAIKLVSQPASSSCCERNWSTYSFIHSVKRNALTPERAEDLVYVHSNLRHLSRRTDDYKKGESKMWDVGGDSFESLSGLGILEVANLSLDEPELQAVSFGDVEAGIWENEDEANPEQT, encoded by the exons ATGGCGACCGAAGGTTCAAGTAGTGATGCTGGTGGTGGTGTTTCTGCAACATCGACAGATGTTAGAGCTCCATTGTGGGATCATGTCCACATTTTAGACAGACCTAGAGCAAGGGGGGGGGGCAATACTAGATGGAAGTGCAAGTATTGTTCATACGAAGGATTCAGTAGCTACACTCGAGTTGAAGCTCATTTGCTGCagaagaagggaaagggagTGGGTATATGTCCGAAGGTGTCTATTGATTTGCTTAGCCAAATGAGAAGAGATGTTCTAAGTTGCAAAGAATTAGTAGAAAGGTCAAGACAGAGAACTGTGTCTTTGCCTACTACGGGTTCTTCATATGGTGGCAGCACGAACAAGAGAGGACCTGCAAGTGCATTGGAGAAATTTTGGGCAATGGAGGACCGTAAGCATTTGGATGCTCTAATTGCTAGATCATTCTATTCTGGAG GGATATCtttcaattttgcaagaaatccatATTTTCAACAAGCAATTTCCTTTGCTTGTAACCGCAACTTGGCAGGTTATAAAATGCCTGGGTACAACAAGCTTAGAACTTCGCTTCTGAAGCAAGAAAGAGGTCACATTGAGATGCTATTGCAGAGTTCAAAGAGCACATGGCAGGAGAAGGGAGTGACAATTTGCGCTGATGGATGGTCAGATCCGCAGAGGCGACCACTCATCAACTTTGTTGCTGTTTCTGAGAAGGCACCTATGTTCTTGAGGACTGATAATTGTGAAGGGCAAGTGAAGACAAAAGAATACATTGCTGAGAAGCTTAAGTCTGTTATTGAAGAAGTGGGTCGTCAAAATGTGGTACAAATCATCACAGACAATGCTGCAAATTGCAAAGGTGCGGGTCTTCTTATTGAAGCTGAATATGAGAATATATTCTGGACACCATGTGTTGTGCATACTCTCAATCTTGCTTTGAAAAGTATTTGTGAACCAAAACTCCCAAAGAATGAAGAGGAGGAATTTGTTTGGAAACAACTTGAATTTATACATGTTATTAAAAGTGAAGCCCAAATCATCAAGAATTTTATAATGAACCATGGCATGCGGCTTTCTATGTTCAATGAGTTTAGCCATTTGAAGCTACTAGCTATTGCTGAAACACGATTTGCATCAGTTGTGTGTATGTTGAAACGGATGGTGGAGGTAAAAATGCCTCTTAAGCAAATGGTAATTAGTGAAGCATGGGACATTTACAAAGATGATGCTCAAACAGCAGCTCTAGTCCATGACAAGGTATTGAGTGAGGTTTGGTGGAGGAATGTGGAGTACATACTTAAGATTACTACTCCTATCTATGAGATGATACGTGTGGCGGACACTAACACACCATGTCTTCACTTGATTTATGAGATGTGGGATTCTATGATTGAGAAAGTGAAGAAAGAGATATATCAATGGGAAGGAAAGCAGCCAGATGAGGAGTCGGACTTGTACTTGGTTATTCATAAGATATTAGTTGATAGGTGGACAAAAGGCAATAATCCACTTCATTGTATGGCTCATTCACTCAACCCAAG ATATTATAGCCAAGAGTGGCTACATGGAGGTGTTGGTCGTGTACCTCCACACAAGGACAAAGAGGTATCGAAAATGAGGATGACACGCTTCAAGAAGTACTTCCGCATACCAACAGAATTGTCTCAAGTGAAAGAAGAATACGCAAGGTTCTCTAGTTGTTCCGAAGAATTCAATGATCCTGACTCCCTCCATGATAGATGGTTTGTTTCTCCCATGACTTGGTGGACAAATCATGGACAATCTGTTCCTTTATTGATGAATTTGGCCATCAAATTGGTTAGCCAACCAGCCTCATCTTCCTGTTGTGAGAGAAATTGGAGTACATATAGCTTCATTCATAGTGTCAAAAGAAATGCCCTAACTCCAGAGCGTGCTGAAGATTTGGTCTATGTGCACTCAAATTTGAGACATCTCTCAAGAAGGACTGATGATTACAAGAAAGGGGAATCAAAGATGTGGGATGTGGGAGGAGATTCTTTTGAATCTCTAAGTGGTTTAGGAATTCTTGAAGTGGCTAACCTTTCTCTTGATGAGCCTGAATTGCAAGCCGTGTCTTTTGGAGATGTGGAGGCTGGTATTTGGGAAAATGAAGATGAAGCAAATCCTGAACAAACCTAG
- the LOC133926631 gene encoding ribonucleoside-diphosphate reductase small chain-like, producing the protein MPAVPTLVPACDAEEPLLAESSDRFSMFPIRFPQIWEFYKKAVASFWTAEEVDLSADARHWDEALSPDERHFISHVLAFFAASDGIVLENLASRFMSDVQVAEARAFYGFQIAIENIHSEMYSLLLETYIRDGAEKDQLFRAIDTVPAVRRKADWAMRWIDGGERFAERLVAFACVEGIFFSGSFCAIFWLKKRGLMPGLTFSNELISRDEGLHCDFACLIYDLLRSKLDEARVREIVADAVDIEREFVCDALPCALVGMNGDLMSQYIEFVADRLLMALGHKKMYNVANPFDWMELISLQGKTNFFEKRVGDYQKASVMNSLNGGNAGNLVFSIDEDF; encoded by the coding sequence ATGCCGGCGGTGCCGACGCTTGTGCCCGCGTGCGACGCGGAGGAGCCGCTTCTGGCGGAGTCGTCGGACCGCTTCTCCATGTTCCCTATCCGTTTCCCGCAGATCTGGGAGTTCTACAAGAAGGCGGTGGCCTCCTTCTGGACGGCCGAGGAGGTGGACCTCTCCGCCGACGCGCGCCACTGGGACGAGGCGCTATCCCCCGACGAGCGCCACTTCATCTCCCACGTGCTCGCCTTCTTTGCCGCCTCCGACGGCATCGTGCTCGAGAACCTCGCCTCCCGGTTCATGTCCGACGTCCAGGTCGCCGAGGCGCGTGCCTTCTACGGCTTCCAGATCGCCATCGAGAACATCCACTCAGAGATGTACTCGCTGCTGCTCGAGACCTACATCCGCGACGGCGCCGAGAAGGACCAACTCTTCCGCGCCATCGACACCGTCCCCGCCGTGCGCCGCAAGGCCGATTGGGCCATGCGCTGGATCGACGGCGGGGAGCGCTTCGCTGAGCGCCTTGTCGCCTTCGCCtgcgtcgagggcatcttcttCTCGGGCTCCTTCTGCGCCATCTTCTGGCTCAAGAAGCGCGGACTCATGCCTGGCCTCACCTTCTCCAACGAGCTCATCTCCCGCGACGAGGGTCTGCACTGCGACTTCGCCTGCCTCATCTACGACCTCCTCCGCAGCAAGCTCGACGAGGCGCGAGTCCGCGAGATAGTCGCCGACGCCGTCGACATCGAGCGCGAGTTCGTCTGCGACGCGCTCCCCTGCGCGCTCGTCGGCATGAACGGCGATCTCATGAGCCAGTACATCGAGTTCGTCGCCGACCGCCTGCTCATGGCGCTGGGGCACAAGAAGATGTACAACGTCGCCAACCCCTTCGACTGGATGGAGCTCATCTCCCTGCAGGGCAAGACCAACTTCTTCGAGAAGCGCGTCGGCGACTACCAGAAGGCCTCCGTCATGAACAGTCTCAATGGCGGCAACGCCGGCAACCTCGTCTTCAGCATCGACGAGGACTTCTGA